GTAGCATTCAGATTAGAAAGAATTACAAAGAAATAGCCATTAAAACATCAGTTAATTCTGCCTtcattaggcctgtcacgatagcaaattttgctgaacgattaattgtctcaaaaattattgcgataaacgataatattgtttgaagacctttttacactgaaaatgacgtaataatgcatgcgatttcctgccaaagatagatacactttattttcaaaagaacactaaacactggaactgataaacaaaataaacaaaaataaaaataaaatgcattctcagtctccattaacaaaaaatgtacttgaaaagaaactaaacaacataaagccaaagtgaaaataaatactgcattcaaccaaaagagtgcagattatgaagtctgtatattatgttgcccttcagtaataattagatttaaatagagaagatgggcacatcgactacctgatgcaatatttcacactacatgatttttgctgctatttttccccttacaacaatcttaaaacgttggtctaagattgtgtggtgtgttacggtagatcgtcgttgccgctccgatccaaatcagggtttttccccaactgggcgctttaacgcagcctgttcaatgtgacaggcagccaatcagaaagcgcggattctcctccctgctttctgaggggaaattacggaggggaatcccaaacagctgacacggcgcaacccgaagtccagcggacattggagatgatatgtggaaacaacattaatgtttattcaacatgcaaagaatatagaaatgacaaggggaggagttggagcgaaattgctaccgcagttgataaacccggtaacttttcaggttctaatgattttcattcagtcaggactttacgctgacactagccacatgcattgcagatagattgtagtaaagcattgattaatgcctggttttaaaattagttcactggacttgtagccattattttgtgcccattgttggacaccacacggccgGACCGACCCCGGTCctgaaccgttatacctaggatttctgtcggctaatgtgtggtctgccaggttttgaaaatgggccgacaatcggccgacagctttaagatcgtgtcgtgtgcgctgggctttacactaaggaaatgagtaagggagggtcagtggagagcaccggagttgagcctttttttcgttcagtgtcattaacagaaagaggaaaaggccggaagagacaatgatgccgataattaaaatgacgtcgatagttttaatttatcgtacgattaattgatttaccgtttatcgcgacaggcctagccTTCATCCATAAAAATCCTGCATAATAAACACCAAATAGTGCATAATTTtgaagtaaatgttttattaaactaaagatatgaaaaaaaggtctggtgtgcatttgtatttaccCCACAGATCTATGTTTATATCTGCAAATCTTGAGTGTTATTCTCAGTGGGAGATCATGTCTTTGGTTAGATTTGTGCCAAATCCTGCTGAAAACGTCAACGTAGCTTTAGCCCCGACCTGTCTGCTGCGTTCCTTGAACACAGTCTGCTCATCTGTGCACAAAACGGATGACGTGCGTACCTCCATTATTTATGGCTAGGTCTGGTTCTCCGCACATGCTTTTTTCACTTATGCTGAAAGAGTGCAATATATAACATTTTCTGTTACTGAATCTTTTACCTCAGTAGATGCACACATCCTGTAGAACTTCTCTGATCCAGCACACACAGTCTTTGCTTCAGCAAGCGGAACAATGCCTGAAATAAGCAGTTAGTTTTATTGTCaggtgagtttttcttttttatcagaaaaaatCCGCAAAATGTAGAAACAGTTTCCATGAAACAGTTCTCGTATGAACAAGGTGTTTCATCGTCTCTGTGGTGGCAAATTGTTGTTGACACTCAATCGCTGTGTGAGTGCCTGCTGGTGGTTAACAGGCTGGAATATATGGCACTAATTCTACTATCATCAGCataatttgatttgaaaacattaaCAGCACTTCAGACAAACCTGGCTTTGATGTATCAGAATTTCAGAGTTGAATATTGGCTTTCATATAAGTTCACTTCATATAAGTGCAGCCACTAGTTAGCTATTGATTTTTCTGATCTAGAGCAGCTGTTCTGGATGCATGATCTACACATGAACTTCAGAAGTTGTGAATAAATCTGAGAGGAATGGACAGGATAAAGAATCAGAGACAAAAGGTACCGTATTGACGAGGGTCGAGGCACAGCGAAGCCCCCTCCAGCAAAGTGTCGTTTTGGCAAATATTCCAGATGTTGAAATATATAAAGACCGGAATGGAGGTGAAAGCTGTCACTCCGAGCCAGGCCAGCATGAAGATGTAAGTCAGCATGATGAACTGAAAATAAGCACAGAAAACCAGATAACTATACTAAAATGAATATGACATGTtagtaaaatgataaatgtaaagtaaatattGCTTTTTCCTGGTCACGTTTTCAGAACTTCTGCAGCAGATGGTACTGGTTTCTTTATGCTCTGGCTTTTGGATTTCTGTTGATTCTTCACTTTTGATTGCATAGAGAATCAGAATGCTGGTGTGGAGGTGAAGGCACTTATAAATAACTGCAGATGTTGAGCACAGATACAAGGTGTATGGAGGAAAAACCGAAGTGTTGCACAACTTTACCCAAAAATAGACGATCATAACGTAGCTCAtgattcaaacaaaaacagaacttaAAAAATCTTGAACGACTGGTCAGTCCTTTGTGTCCTTGTTGTCCAAGTCTTCTTGATAAAATTCATTTAGTCTCCAATCTCAGTTCCCCTCCTCAGCTGAATGATCTTCTGAGGAGGAGTCGTAATGAGGGACtgaccagccaatcagaagcgGACATGGTTAATATGAGAGCACCGTGCCAATCTAAGCTAAGATGCACAAATAATagtgtgttattttaaaaacgTCAAAATTAACAAAGCATTCTGAAAAATTTAAGCATAAGGTGGTTTGGATGTCATATGTTGGAAATCTTTGAATGCCATTTGCAGAAATAAATTCTTTTGGATTTGCAAAGGTTTGTTTCTATAACAGTTTTAAAGAAGTTAAAGAAAACACTTGCTAcacatgtttgcatgtttaatCTATTAGTTTAGCTAATTTGAGTGAATTGAAAGATTGGCtaattcaggatttttttttcttaaatgcttATATTTGAAGATTTTTACACTTTGTGGCCATTAAAGAGCCTTTGGTCTCTCCTGTTGACCTCCAAGGTCTTAAGAAGCAGCTTAGCTTCCTTATGCCTTGAATCAGCTCTGcttcatttttctatttctgtcaaATATCTATTTGGTGATGCTAACAAGTTTATTTAAACCATAGCATACTTTCTTTAttatattgtctttttttaagttactaTATCTCAAGATGATCTTGATAGCAAAGCACTGGTTGCTTTTTAATCactttaatttgactttttgtaATTTAAGACATGACAGTATGATATCAAGAAATTATAACCAAGATACAATGTTAATACAATATcagtctgctgtgttccttagtttgttcactaatattctctaacaaactCCTCAGGCCTTgagagtaaaacatttaaactctgtGTATCCTGAAGCGTTCAGGCTCTTACCCAAGCGCTGACACAGCGTCCACAGGTGGTGATCTTGAAGTCTCCATACAAATCCTTAATGGCTCCGCTGGTGAAGAATCCCTCCACCATCAGCAGGATGCCGTAGACGAAGAAAGCCGAAGCAATGCCATAGATCACATATTTGATTATGTCAATCCTGCAGAGTAAATATAGAAAACCATTTTGTTCTTCAAATTACTCTGTCCTATAGAAATTCACAATAAcgtcacacaaagaaaaaatagagcaataaacacaaacttacaCATTCTTCAGCAATATTAGAATCTGATTTGAGGGATTATTTTTGTCCTCATTTTTACTGTGGACAGTTTCTCTTTGCAAACTGATGCTTTTCACTCACATGGTGAAGACGTCCAGCGCATCCACTGGGCTCCTCACAACCTCAAAGTAGTTCTGGAGGATGGTGACGGTGCCCGACAAGGCTTCATGCCCGCAGCCGCAGAACAGGGCCACGCCCGCATACAGCAGGATGGTAGCTACCAGGGACGGGTACGGGATGCCGCCCAGGCATTTGATGCAACACTCCAAGCATCCTGAAAACACAGCCAGGTTCCTCGGTTAGTTGACTGAGTCAGAGTAAAATTCAAGAAGACTTTTCACGCCGGGAGACACGACTTTCCCGTCTGCaggattttaaataattcagcCTAACATCACAAATGAGGAAACTCCATCAGAAGGTTGTACACTATGTCTCAGTTCACTGGTTGAGAATCTGCGTCATTCAGAGGAGAGTTGAGCAGCAGATATCCATGCATGGAAAAAGAAACTTCCAAGACTAAATCTGAAAATCGTTTTCTATGgtttagaaataataattttctttaggATAACAAGAAACATGATAAATTCTAAAATATCACATTGATAAACGAGATTTGGACAGAGATTAGGATTGACACCATAACACAAATCAGAATAAGGTCCATTAGTGACAAGAGATGAAAATTATAAcagctaaacacacacacacacatcatgtGTGTTAAGCTGTGTAGTAcctattctattttattctattctacaTATTCTAAGCCAAGAATGAGACATTTAATGTCCACTtctatttcatatttattaccACATTCAGGTTATTCTCAGTGAATAATTATTACTACATTCACATTATTCTCAGACATCCTCTGTAGTATTAAAGGcctacaaataatttaatttaattctggAATAATTTTGCAATTCTGGAAAAAGATGTTGATTGAAGATTGAATGTTTGATTTTTCctcatttcattttctaaaacataatCTGTATTACGACTAAATTAAAAAGAGTCTTACTTGTGTTTAGATGATATCCAATCAGAAAATCTTGCAACTTTGcaaaattttttgatttttagatGCTTGtggttctgattttaaaatttggaCCTGTGGTTCTTTAACTGGGTCTAGTTTACATGCCAAACAAAACGTGTGAACAAAATGATTCTTTTGTTTGATTATCCATAGTTTATAGATTATAGATTTTTGAAATataataattgttttgtttcataattagtggcaaaaatagatacaaaaaaatgtttatttggaaaatgttttaccttAGAATATGAATTGAAAATGGAAAACTTACTTTGCAGTTTAAAGACTCCAGCCCTATATTTATACTAGGAGTTGCCCAGCCTGTGGGCAATGCTGACATTTTATATTGGATGAAATCCCATCCTGAGATTTACATAGAGATCGTGACCTTTAACCCTGTTCTTTTTGCCAGGCTTACCCCCAGAGGACCTGTTGGTGACCAGAGACTGGTTGGCTCTGGTTCCAGTTTGAAGGAGTCCATCTTCGTCCCTGAGAGGCTGGGACTGTAAACGCTGATGTATGCAGCTGTCATATGAATTGGTTAGATTTATGAGTCACCGCCGTGTCTTTgggtgtttgtttgtgtttctgagtCAGTCATTTTTCAGACAGACAGCAGCAGAAGCTAAACCTATTCCCGGTGCTGCAGAAGAATAAGCCTTGGAAGGCACTGCAGCAAATAAACCAGCAGACATTTtaataacacaaacaaatgcaGCTGCGTGCTTATTGGCTTGATGATCAATGGTTAAATGTGCATGCATTTATTTGTTGGGAAAGAAAACCTCATTTTGTTACTGTAAATTATAGCACAgataaaaaaggaacaaattcagattattttcagcATCAGCAGTGACAGTCACCATCTATCTCTGCAAATTAAGCGTCAGAATAACATCTCTGCTCCTCAACTCTGCTTCTGATTCTCATGGTAGACCTGAGTGGAATACTGAGTAGCTGATCCGCCTGCCAGGCTGTGCTGAGCATTCAGACGGTTGGTAGGGCTCCAGCCTCTCCCAGGGTTCATTATCTGCATCCTCACTCACTGCTGTGCTGTGGAATGTGTTTTCAGACACACTATTtaatttttaaccattttatctGGGTGCGCAGAGAATGTTTGCTTTTCCCAACACCTAGGTGCAACACCTAGTGCATTTTTTCCTTTACCCCAGAATCAACCTGTGACAGATTAAAGAACGGAGAAGAAAGTCCAGTACACTTAGCTTCTGTGCATTGTtcttggtttgttgttttaatgatttTGGACTAAATTTTGGACTAAATAAGCAggattttgatgcataaatgcTTTCTCTGAATATTTTAGTTGAGGAAAATAAATCCTTGCCAACACCACAGCATGTTCATCCGAGTTTTCTGAGTGTCAAAAGGAGTTTGGTTGTCTGGTTTGCAAGCATTTTGTGGATCTGAAGAAGACTTTATGTGGCAGTCTGCTTTGCCTTGAAGCACAAACCAGTCCTTGCATACACAGAGGATGAGTGGTGTCTGCACAAAGTGATTCTCCTTGTGTTAACACAGAAATGGAGAGAAGAAGTGATTCTACTAGCCATAGTATTCATCATGCAGTGGAACAGTCTGCAGGTTCTTTAAGGTCTGAAGCCATGGTTCTCAATGTGAATAAAATTGACTGTTTCTTCCATGTTGAGGAATTCCAGTATCTTGTTGATTTGTTCACAAGCGATAGTCGATCAGACCCAGAGATAGACAGATTGGAGGCTTCTCTGCAGTAAAGCAGGCGCAGCTCCTTTGGGTTGGGATAAGGAAAGAgctaaaacaaaatcacaaaactcTCGATTCTGTGCAACATCTACGTACATTCCAGCCTTCTCTGATAACGATGTTGACCAAATCGAGGAGATCTCAGACAAACACAGCTATACTTCCGCCTTCTATCCTGATCAGGATTTCTTCTGGATGCTTTTGAAGACTTTGGGAATATTCAACTGGGAGCAAATCATAGAGCAGATCCAGAATCCACTGGAAgaacttttgtcatttttagctattgattttattcaatagaaaatgtgtttgaaagcTTTAATGTGAGAACAGTTTCAGTCATCACTGAACttgtaattacatatttatggggaattaatatttaatctgaATGCTTTACTGACGGCGGCAACAGCCCCCCGAACCTCTGTGTAGATCCGCCCCTGTCCCTACCGGACTTTTTCCTTCTAACACAATTTTGGATAagagaatggatggatggatggatggatggatggatggatgttaataatagtttagttttatgttGGCTGTTCAGCCTTTAAAATTctgaatctgtttttaaatctcTGGTTCCTGTTGGTGGcgttatgttgttttttctttaagtgtTCTCATTTTAAACATGCCTCAAACATCAGATTGTTTGAAAATCCTCCAGGACAGATGGTGAGTTTGCCACCTCTCTTCTCTCAGTCTCATGACCGGATTTATTGACCGAATGGTGACTCACATGAAGCGTGATGGTTGCAGCCAATCACATTTGCTGTCCAGTCATCATAGATCCATCAAAGCAGACATTAAATGTACAAACAAACATCTTATAGGTTTCATGCCTTACAGGTGgagcaaaaacatgttttctggtCATAATctctttttgtggtttttattttagactttttttctcacctgTTCCAGTAATAGCTGTGATTTTTCTCGTTGagcattgattaaaaaaaacaagactgtgTCTCTTTACACACTTTGAAGACGTGTTGCTGCAGCCATGCAGAGACGATTTCAACATGATGGGGAAAGAGCGCTTGTATAAAAGATTTATGGCCTGGCCTCAATTGATGTTTATTACTTTTGCATTATTTACATTCCTGCACACAGATTACACCAAGTCAAAAATCGTTCTCTCCTTCTGGTTTAATGACGCTCATTTTCATCTGAAGCATAATCGAGTAAATTATCAATAATTCatacagaggaaaaaaagaagtcttaattatttttgcttattaAGCTATAAGTAAAATAGCCTGTTCTGCATTAGTGAGAGGAcatgtttccatggaaacagtAGAGAGGAGTTGCAGGGTTGGATGAGCGCGGTGTGTGCATTAGTGAGTGGCTGTAACATGACTGATGTTTTATTGATTCTCTGCTTTTAATTTTGTGGAATGGAGACACTTTGGATTCACTAAATACTGAAATATAAAGACAGAATGACCATTTGATTCCCCgatagaaatatataaatatatatattgaatgAGTGCAGCGATGAATAAATGATGCagagaaacaacattttcttctcCATAATTCTTTGCTAAGCTTAACTGACCCAAAGTTTGGGCCGATGAAGgatgaggaggagctgctgggtGCTTGATCCATAATTTAGGAATGGCACAATACAACCGCATGGAAGCCTCTCACATGACTTATTCATGCTTTTTGCTTCGccatggtaaaaataaaatatcccaTGCTATATTAGGGCTCAAGGAAATTACAGTAGatctgaaaatatgtaaaaaaaaaattgttgtttttttaagtattttctgTGAACTTTAAGAATTTGGTCCtacttgtttttgttgcagattGCCTTTACTGTGTATTGCATATCCTGTTAGTAAGATCTCAATCAGCTCAAAATGGATTGAGAATAGGTTACATTTAAACACGTCATGgtgcaaaataaaaaggattttaacattttaattatttaaacaaagaaCTCTGTGGGATTTGCATAATGCATCCTCGCATGATAAAACCtccccaaaaaacacaaacaggtgtAAAAAGTGAATGTGACCCCAAAACACCACGGCCCAATCAGCAGAAGGCgtctgtttaaaacaaagagaaaggaTCATCAACCCCGCACCTCCCACCTCTGCTCCATCTGTCAGTGTCATATCCAGCAGgcaaaagaaacacacacaccctcagaTCCTCAGTGACCCAGTCAACTTTTCAGTGCTTAAATATGCTTAGAGCTAAATGACGTCTAGCAGAGGGAAGACGGCTCAGGATGATGGTGGGCTTCATTAACGAAGGATTTACTGTTCCTTTAGTGCATCTAAATGTTGTACAAATTGAGGATAACACATCATTTTGCATCAGTCTTGCTCATTAGTCACCTCATGCattgtaaatgtttaatttcataCACAAGAAATTATAAGTTGTATTTGAGATAAAACTGGAACGTCACAGCAGTATGAATAAAAGTATTTACAGTTTATCCACAGAAGTCTACATTTGACTCCTGATTAGTCTCATCAAGAAAGAACcagtcaacatttttaaattcattacaCTGACCATAATTTGTTAAAGCCTTTATGGAAACCTATAATCCAGTGTGGTGTGTTCAGGCACCTTTTTGTGTGTCACGGTTCTAAGCGGATTTTGGCCATTTAGTGTATAATCGTACAGCATTAAGTGGCACAAAGAATTATTAGGGTCATGGCTGAAGTTCACAGTGTGAGGtgtgaaaaggaaaacatgagtTTGGGTGTTATTTGTTCAGCATTTCATGAGTGAACAAATAATACTCATGAAATGAGTTAATGCTTAATTATGGAgaacttatgaaactttcaATAAATAATGCTCATGCATTTGTACTCCCTAATATCTGCAAAGGTGAAAGTACGATTCAATATCTATAAATACTGTATAGTATAAGAAGCTGTCAAAACCAATCAGATAAAAGGATGTTAGATGTGTAAATTTCTTTATTGATATCTTCATCTTGAAAACTAAAACTAGACTAAACTTTCTAATACTACATCAGTGTTAGATGATCTTTTGACCTGTGCGGTGCACCAAACACCTGCTAAAATTAAGAGATATTTGCACATTTCACCTCATTTAATTGCTTTCTACCAAGTCCCTGTAAAATATCCTTTACGGACCATTGGTCTAGTCAAAGATGCCTCCTGTTCCAgcagaagttttgtttttacttaataAAAAGAATTCAGAAGCTTCGGAACCATTTAATATCACTGCAATtgcactttgcaccaatctgccTCTGATTTTCTGCTGAGTCCTTCATGGCATCTCGTCCAGGAAGATACATTCTGCTCAGCTTCCTtcacaaagctttttttaagtttgtcaCCCATTTCCAAATCCAAAGTGAGGAATCGTGGAGCACTGAGAGAGTTCAGTACCTCTTGTCATCTGAGTGACCTGCTGGCAGACAGgactgctgcagcagcagaaaaaccaGCTGAAAGGAAAGGAGGAGTCAGATTCCCTGAGACGAAACACAAAACGTGCAGGAAGAGAAATCACCGTAAATAGCTGTGTCTGACCCAAAGCAGACACTGT
This Xiphophorus hellerii strain 12219 chromosome 23, Xiphophorus_hellerii-4.1, whole genome shotgun sequence DNA region includes the following protein-coding sequences:
- the gpm6aa gene encoding glycoprotein M6Aa, which produces MEEDLDEGQTQKGCLECCIKCLGGIPYPSLVATILLYAGVALFCGCGHEALSGTVTILQNYFEVVRSPVDALDVFTMIDIIKYVIYGIASAFFVYGILLMVEGFFTSGAIKDLYGDFKITTCGRCVSAWFIMLTYIFMLAWLGVTAFTSIPVFIYFNIWNICQNDTLLEGASLCLDPRQYGIVPLAEAKTVCAGSEKFYRMCASTELDMTFHLFICALAGAGAAVIAMIHYLMVLSANWAYVKDACRMQKYEDIKSKEEQELHDIHSTRSKERLNAYT